In Asterias rubens chromosome 10, eAstRub1.3, whole genome shotgun sequence, the following proteins share a genomic window:
- the LOC117295308 gene encoding melanopsin-like: protein MENGDTTTPTTANFTPGTTFDEDLTTGMMDRKSTEMEFSFEDHTQRAIVGSVFCLVAAAGLVGNSLVIMAVVLSQKLQTRTNAFVVNLATTDLITCFGIIFSAVTLFSKAGLPIPESVCSIAGAVTFLGGACSILTLAAIAVNRFVLITKSRETYWSMYTTKKTAAMLVFIWAYALSVCSLPFFGIGKWGYSDRYKFCIKDDSAPNSGLYSVLYSALVYPVPLIILIVCYYRIYRHVTNQLKTLKETGIEMDNTSTSCSESIRERHREPVNYSNRQVEITKNLFYVLCAFIVCLAPFAVALAIHTSDPAIPWTGMIASFNSAVNPVIYGVKHPHFKEVFRHMLRCRYHMIPEPSRFLQKMRSQSN from the coding sequence ATGGAGAATGGCGACACAACGACACCGACCACGGCGAATTTTACACCGGGAACAACTTTCGATGAAGATTTGACCACTGGTATGATGGATCGGAAGTCAACTGAAATGGAGTTCAGCTTCGAGGATCACACACAGCGAGCCATCGTCGGCAGTGTGTTCTGCCTCGTGGCCGCAGCAGGTCTGGTCGGAAACAGCTTGGTGATTATGGCCGTTGTCTTATCCCAGAAGCTTCAGACCCGCACCAATGCCTTCGTCGTCAACCTCGCCACAACCGACTTGATAACCTGTTTCGGTATCATCTTCAGTGCCGTGACGCTGTTCAGCAAGGCCGGGCTGCCCATACCAGAGTCCGTATGCTCCATTGCGGGTGCTGTCACTTTTCTCGGCGGTGCATGCAGCATCCTGACATTGGCTGCAATTGCAGTTAACAGATTTGTGCTGATCACCAAGTCCCGTGAAACTTACTGGTCTATGTACACAACCAAGAAGACAGCGGCCATGTTGGTATTTATATGGGCGTACGCGTTGTCCGTTTGTAGTTTGCCATTCTTTGGGATTGGTAAATGGGGCTATTCGGACAGATACAAGTTCTGTATCAAAGACGACTCAGCCCCAAACAGTGGTCTATACTCTGTTTTATACTCGGCTCTTGTATACCCCGTCCCCTTGATCATCTTGATCGTGTGTTACTACAGGATCTACCGCCACGTCACAAACCAGTTAAAGACATTGAAGGAGACTGGCATTGAGATGGACAATACCTCAACGTCTTGTAGTGAGAGCATCAGAGAGCGCCACAGAGAACCAGTGAATTACAGCAACAGGCAGGTTGAGATCACCAAGAATCTCTTCTACGTACTGTGCGCCTTTATCGTGTGTCTCGCCCCCTTCGCTGTAGCTCTGGCGATACATACAAGTGATCCGGCCATCCCGTGGACTGGGATGATTGCCTCCTTCAACAGCGCCGTCAACCCCGTCATTTACGGGGTGAAACACCCGCACTTCAAGGAGGTGTTCCGTCACATGCTCCGGTGTCGGTACCACATGATTCCGGAACCATCtcgctttctccagaagatgagaTCGCAATCGAACTAA
- the LOC117295651 gene encoding ryncolin-2-like: MGVFTLMPMIDTPLLSLPDPKPSSLPHTPTPTQHSNSSCKELLEAGQSETGIFTIVPAGFSDGLRVCCDMETDGGGWIIIQRRQDGSVDFYRNWIDYRVGFGDLNGEFWLGNDNLRKLTETVGMWQLRFDLENWFGEKAWSEHEGFRISGENFRLNVDSYNEKSPADYSILCVLGASWHDGMMFSTKNKQNDKNNCAERFHWAWWYDDCCMSNLNGRYYVGGTLDGERDGIH, from the coding sequence ATGGGAGTGTTTACTTTGATGCCGATGATAGACACGCCTCTCCTCTCTCTGCCTGACCCAAAGCCCTCTTCACTACCTCATACACCAACCCCAACACAGCATAGTAACAGCAGTTGCAAGGAGCTACTTGAAGCAGGTCAAAGCGAGACTGGTATCTTCACAATAGTTCCCGCTGGCTTTAGTGATGGTCTGAGGGTGTGTTGCGACATGGAGACTGATGGCGGGGGATGGATCATCATCCAGAGGCGTCAAGACGGTAGCGTGGATTTCTACCGCAACTGGATCGACTATCGTGTTGGTTTCGGTGACTTGAACGGTGAGTTCTGGCTCGGGAACGACAACCTCCGTAAGCTGACTGAGACTGTAGGAATGTGGCAGCTGAGATTTGACTTAGAAAACTGGTTTGGCGAGAAAGCATGGTCAGAACATGAAGGTTTCCGTATTTCTGGAGAAAACTTTCGGCTTAACGTGGACTCTTACAATGAGAAAAGCCCTGCAGATTACTCTATCCTCTGTGTACTTGGCGCTAGTTGGCACGATGGCATGATGTTCTCCACGAAAAACAAGCAAAATGACAAGAACAATTGTGCAGAAAGATTTCATTGGGCGTGGTGGTACGACGACTGTTGTATGTCCAATCTGAACGGTCGGTACTACGTAGGTGGGACGCTCGATGGAGAGCGGGATGGTATACACTGA